In the Uranotaenia lowii strain MFRU-FL chromosome 1, ASM2978415v1, whole genome shotgun sequence genome, AATTTCATCACTGTCGTCTAGTCTTTCGATCCTCAGTACCTGAGAAACAATAATCGTGATGGATGGATTTAAAATCCCGATGATGAAATTAATTCTGTGTAGCCTACCTGATACTCATGAGGATGATCTTGAAGAGTGGGGTCCCATACAAACTCATGCGAGACGTTCGATGATGAATCGCCACTGTTGTCTAGGTATTCCGAGGACATTTCTGATTCGTCATCGATGGTTTCATCTGTTTCGGTGTCATCCTCATCCTGGTCCTGTTCTTGGTTCCGACAAACGGGACAGACGGGTTGCCTTTCGAGCCATGCGTCGATACAGCGCTTGTGGAATTCATGGGCACAGGCCAGATGAACCGAATCCTTGGAGGGGGACTCCAGGCAGATGGCGCATAAACTTCGATCGGCCGTTGATGATCGTCGTCGTTTCCCCGCCCCGGATGATGATCTGACTGGACTTGTCATTGTTTGTGTTCGGAATTTCGAATGAATCTGTGTTATACTGTTGATGGCTCGATAGATTGACGTAAAATTTTATGCAGATTCTGTGTTGCTACGATCAGAATGCTTATCTCGAACATCGAAcatgattcaataaaaaattcacattttgtatatAAGAAAATAATGGGATTTATTCTTTTCACGTAGTATCATGTCTAACgacataaaaatttgatttcgcGAGCGAATATCCCGTTacgaaaattttaacttttgaagaTTAGGAGAGGAAACAAGGCATTTTACGGTATCACTAAGCATGTTACCAAGCAATCAAATAAGCTCCGCGTCTTTGGATTCAAACTGCCTATAACGGTTCATACGGTGCTTTTGATACACTGTCTTTTTTTATCCTGAGCCCGATATCCGTATGCAATAGATaaacttgctttttttttagagaaattaaTCCAACTGTGTGAATTGAAATTTCCGGAatagattagaagaaaattaatgTCGAAAAACACGCGGAAAaaatcgccttgtctcccgaCTCCCGGATGGACTTGAATTCTCTTTGAATTCAAGCAACCAAATTATATCACCCCTTGATAGAAATATATCACGATTTAAGCTCACTCAGATAGGATTTAGACcaccaaaaatacaaaaatataagGCTTTAATAAAAGTTTGTTTGCAACGTTAGTCCATCATTCACTTGTTTCAAAGATATTATATTCTAACAAGATACCCGGCTTAATAGTTTTTCGAACAAGTAGTCTGGGACATCGACACGTTTGTTTACGGTGCTGCCACTCAGCGAAAAAGTCTTCAAGCTTTAAACTTGCATGCAAGCTTGCAAAcgcaaaactttttcatttgatcGACGATACCgcgtaaacataaaaaattgaacgTCACATGATCAATAGGATTTTTGTTTACGTAAACTCAAATTTCTCCTCACATTCTGCCGAATcaagatttgaataaaaaatatattaaattcatCATCACTGAGACtatttagattcaaatttctgGAGTACAATTCAAATTGGTTTAATGATGGTTTTcgtgaattcttaatttttcctATTAATTTACGCTTGAAAGCCCTTTTAGAAGAtctgaacaaaaacaacagaaattgTTATGAAATATGAATACAAGCTAATTAAAATGGAATTTATGAATTATTGTACAGATTAAGAACAGCATAGGcataaaatatcatttattttcttttcttaacATAGTAACTAAGAATCCAGCGCATCTTTCTCTTCCCGGGCAAAACAAAATCTCTCGTGAAGATGCAACTCGATGATAATTTTCTGCACTTGAACTCCCAACTAGCGTGGCCTGGTTTAGTACAGGTCGGTACAATTTTTTGCGAAGACTTTCAAATGTCAGGGGTCTGCAACCAAATAAGGCGTTCCTACATATGTGCTTGTAAAGAAAAcaggaacagcaaataatacGATACAAGCGGACCACGCTGTTCCGGTGGCAGTAAGAAGACAACTTCGTGTGATACATTCAAGAGCTCTGATACTTTTATTGTCGCTGAGAGTTTATCCTGAAAGCGAAGATTGAGAATAATTATAAGGtgttttttaaaccatttttttctcaCACAATCATCAGTCCTTCCATCTGCATTTATTTGCAGTTTGGAGCGGTTTTTCTTCTACTCGGTTGTGGGCTCAAAAATCGGATCGCTTCTTCGTTTCACCTCACCTTCTTAGAGTCGTCGCCATATCCAAAGTTAGTTCCTATTTCATCAACTCCGATGTCGGTTTTCGCCAAAATCCTGCCATCGGGACAGAACCtttttttcgagacacttgCAGCTGACACCAacgaataacgaaaaaaattccCTCAtcatttataaacaaaaaaaagcgcatgctatttgaattttcgaatttgAGGTTGAAGACTTTTTCGTCGTTTAtattttggcgctagtgttttgtcccTAAAATATCTGAGAAGCTGATAGTACCTGATTGTATGTAATGTTGCAATGCCTCCTGCTTTTTACTAAAACTTACATGCTACCACTTAAACCActtaaacttttgttattgtttaCTTACGTGTCTCTAAGGCTCTCtgaatttttcggaattttgGTTGTACATCTACAattattttattacatttgCACGATTTTGAGTCGCCGAGTTTGTCCTGTACTGCAACATTGTGATATTCGGTATCTTAAGCGCAAAAAGACCACAAGGGAAGGTGTTTCATATTTGCTTctaaactaagcttgccagattgcccggttttatccgggtttgcccggatatttgatgcaaaatttcgagaaagtccggtccggcccggttgctcggatatcgtgaaaaaagtccggatattgcccggattttttcacaatttttacaaagaaacaaaaaaaaaccaaagtttttgagtaagtttcagtaAAATCGATTAAcagtttggaaattttcaacggttgtttcaaataatttcgctgatttacttattaaatatttaagtgttccaaaaagttgatGGAAGTATGCAATTCCATTAAACTAATCGAGCATTGTTTTATtgcttcaataaaatattaatttccaatttttttacattttttctttgcttttatatatagtaacacctaaatttagcccggtttttgcccggttattggttttgaaaaattaaaatccatgcccggattttgccaggtttttttaaaaaaatgcctggaattgctaggcccggatgggagtggaaaaaattctggcaaccttattctaaacCCTCCAAACAAGATAGCGTGTTGTCATAGTTGAGCTAATGATATCCAGCAACAGG is a window encoding:
- the LOC129745697 gene encoding uncharacterized protein LOC129745697 gives rise to the protein MTSPVRSSSGAGKRRRSSTADRSLCAICLESPSKDSVHLACAHEFHKRCIDAWLERQPVCPVCRNQEQDQDEDDTETDETIDDESEMSSEYLDNSGDSSSNVSHEFVWDPTLQDHPHEYQVLRIERLDDSDEIPWDVSGESNESNGVEGSSRSSAEIYRDSFESTDSAF